From Bdellovibrionales bacterium, one genomic window encodes:
- a CDS encoding tyrosine-type recombinase/integrase, with product MHKVKLERQLKKFESYLMVDRGLSSVTASGYCRTVSISLRRMKKFVPQYPNIKEHVGWMYEKKYSYSHIVNTSLGLEHYTRFKGSVVKLARPKKPKRLIKDVLSEAEISRIIQSTVTIRQKAILCLLAYSGLRNQELCNLLVSDVDLGGNQVTVRDGKNRQDGVINIAPECTRVLIEYLREFPRENDGFLFTTLVRGNQLKTGDVRKTLRVVTGYANIGRRVYPHLFRHSLATNLLNRGGSLMMIQQQLRHRFIESTMIYVESRPVRNRSEYDFHKPAYM from the coding sequence ATGCATAAAGTAAAACTTGAACGACAATTGAAAAAATTTGAGAGCTACCTAATGGTGGATCGTGGACTATCGAGTGTAACAGCGAGTGGTTATTGCCGGACGGTCAGCATTTCTTTGCGCCGAATGAAAAAATTCGTGCCCCAATATCCCAACATCAAAGAACACGTCGGATGGATGTATGAAAAGAAATATAGCTACAGTCATATCGTAAATACGTCATTAGGACTTGAACACTACACCCGATTTAAGGGATCAGTCGTTAAACTCGCTCGCCCTAAAAAACCTAAACGTCTGATTAAAGATGTACTGTCGGAGGCTGAGATTTCGCGGATCATACAGTCCACGGTAACTATTAGGCAAAAAGCAATTTTGTGTCTGCTCGCCTATTCGGGACTCAGAAATCAGGAACTGTGTAATCTGCTTGTGAGTGACGTCGATCTAGGTGGAAATCAAGTCACCGTCAGGGATGGTAAAAATCGACAAGATGGAGTCATAAATATAGCGCCCGAATGTACGAGGGTTCTCATCGAGTACCTGCGCGAGTTTCCGAGGGAGAATGACGGGTTCCTTTTCACAACGCTAGTCCGTGGAAATCAGTTAAAAACCGGCGACGTTAGAAAAACTCTGAGGGTTGTAACGGGATACGCAAATATTGGGCGTAGAGTTTACCCACACTTGTTTCGCCATTCCCTAGCGACAAACCTCTTGAACAGAGGCGGTAGCTTGATGATGATTCAACAACAACTCCGCCATCGATTCATTGAATCGACGATGATCTATGTTGAATCTAGGCCAGTTCGAAATCGCTCCGAGTACGATTTTCACAAACCAGCTTATATGTGA
- a CDS encoding helix-turn-helix domain-containing protein has protein sequence MAKRDFKVIGNYLREKRVGLGIAQIEVSKALGFTSPQYVSNWERGLAPPPSKSLKAIAEILGIDKKELIRVLMKMEEEYLLANICGKRKKS, from the coding sequence ATGGCAAAACGTGATTTTAAAGTTATTGGGAACTACTTACGCGAGAAGAGAGTAGGGTTGGGTATCGCTCAGATAGAAGTATCGAAAGCGCTAGGTTTTACATCGCCTCAGTACGTTTCTAATTGGGAAAGGGGGCTAGCCCCTCCTCCTTCAAAGAGCCTCAAAGCGATTGCTGAAATATTAGGCATAGATAAAAAAGAACTGATTAGAGTCCTAATGAAAATGGAAGAGGAATACTTACTGGCTAACATATGCGGGAAAAGAAAAAAGTCCTAA